Proteins encoded in a region of the Vanessa atalanta chromosome 23, ilVanAtal1.2, whole genome shotgun sequence genome:
- the LOC125072951 gene encoding uncharacterized protein LOC125072951, whose protein sequence is MKYKSRASPEQFATLLEFMESYGDITRPQQGPQGRIKADRLWQQLEELLNSIGGGVVKPRDKWKKAQPSLRNTQPSPTRDSNCTVCPPQISTTATDEIMLDFIPSCSIQQQHQPLLLPHHNNIHHQC, encoded by the exons atgaaatataaatctcGAGCAAGCCCAGAACAGTTTGCAACTTTACTGGAATTTATGGAAAG TTATGGCGATATAACGAGACCCCAGCAAGGGCCACAAGGCCGAATTAAAGCTGACCGACTGTGGCAGCAATTAGAAGAGTTATTAAACTCCATAGGTGGAGGAGTAGTAAAACCAAGGGACAAGTGGAAAAAA GCTCAACCATCACTGAGAAACACTCAACCATCCCCGACCAGAGATTCTAATTGTACGGTCTGTCCACCCCAAATTTCTACCACAGCCACGGATGAAATTATGTTGGATTTTATTCCTTCATGCTCTATACag caacaaCATCAGCCTTTACTGCTACCTCATCACAACAACATCCACCACCAGTGCTAA